The DNA region TGATCATGCGGTTTTTCACATGGGGCCTCGCCACTTACAGATGGGGAAAGAGAAACGAGAGGTTTATGCTTTTTATGAGTCTCGGACTCTGGATGGACTTCTTGGCGGCCCTAGCCCAGAAGCAGGTGATTTCGAAGCTTGGCTGGAGTCCAAACCCGACTGCCTTACTGCCCCTCATGTCCATCATGGCCGTATTCAATGGAGTACTCCTGATGGCCGCATCTTTTTCCATCCGGGGACAGCTCGATACCAGGGAAAACCAGTTCCTGATACTCACGTGCGTTATAGCCGGCCCCACTTACGTCCTCCTCGCCACCCTCCTGGGGGCGTCCTCAGTAGTCTTCATGGCACTCCCGGTTCCGTTCATGGGGCTCTCCCTGATGGTCCTGAGTTATTCACTCATCAAAGAGGAAGTTGGTCTGAGGACGGCAGCCACCCTGTTTCCAATAGGGGCGTTTCTGCTCGGGGTGATCAACCTAACGTACCCTCTGACGATCAGAACCCCTCTGGCCACCTACCTCTACGGACTGGGAGCGTTCTTCAGGGCGATGATGTTCATAGGGATGATCAAGTACGCGTTTCTACAGGTAAAACCCCCGGAGATGCCCATAACCGAGCTTCCCACCGGTGCCTTCTACTCCACCGGCAAGAGAACCTTTAACGTCCTTCTCAGAAAGATGCAGTCCAGCGGAAACGGAATACTCATAACCAGAAACCGTCTTCGGGACATTAAACCACGTTTTCCGGTGTTCTGGGTGACCAGGGCCACCTCCGGCCAGATGGACGAGAACATCATGGCGGTATCCCCCACAGACATGGGCATTCTCCTCGATCTCGTCAGAAGGTACCTCGAAACTGGTCACTCCCTGGTGGTGCTCGACTGCTTCGAGTACCTCATGATAGAGAACGGCTTTGAAAACGCGTTTAAGTTCCTGATCTCCATGAAGGACACCGTAATGAAGTACAACGGAACCTTGGTCACCACCGTTGAGCCCCCAGCGTACTCCAAAAAGCACATGGCGATGCTACAGAGGGAACTGGAGAAGCTGGAGCTTTGATGAGAGAGGTCATCCATCCAGTCCCCCAACATCGACCCACGTTGAATGATACGCCGAAGAGTTTCCGTATTTTTCGACGGTTTCGTCGGCCGTCAGAAAGTTAGCGTTCCATCCGAGAATTTTAACCCAGAACGCCTTGTAGAGCAGAACGACTCCTTGCGGAACGTCCTCGCTAAGCTTAGCCCTCGTCCTTATTCTGCCGTGGTCGTTGAAGACCTCAACGGCGTCACCGTCTTCAATGTTTCTCTCAGTAGCATCGGCGGGGTTGATGTAGAGGTTCGAGTCGATCATGCCGTGGGTGTTGTGGTACTGGCTCGTTATCGTCATCCTGTGGGTGGGAGTGAGCAGACGAAGAGGGTATTTCCCTTCGGGCTTCCGATACCGGGGGAACGGGCTTAAGCCCCTCTCCATCGCTCTCCGGGAGTAGAACTCGATCTTCCCGCTCGGCGTTTTCCATTTTCTCGGTTTTTCTGGAACTTTAACGAAACCCTTAGTCTTCAGCTCCTCCCAGCTTATGCCGTTACGCTCCAGAACCCTTCTGATGACCTCCTCGTCGCTCTCGTAGAGATGGGGCTCCTTTATCCCGAGGGCCTTCGCCAGAAGCCTCGTTACCTCGCTGTTGCTCTTCCCGTAAAGCCTAGCAACAGGCTCGTTAAGTGCAACGTAGCGGTGGTAGTAGGAATCGGCTATGTCCAGCCGCTCGAAGAAGGTGTTCGCCGGCAGGACGACGTCGGAGTAGAGGGCCGTGTCGGTCAGAAAGATATCATGTGTGACCACGAAAACGTCGTTTTCCACCAGTGCTTTCCTCAGCCGGTTCTGGTTCGGCAGGCTCGCGAGGGGGTTGGAGTTGTATATGTAGAGGAACTTAATCTCTCCCCTTTCGATGTACTCGGCCAGCTTCATCTGGGGGATCTTCTTGGCGGGTTTGGTCCGCAGAAAGGCGCCCTCGGCATAGGACTTGTCTATCGTCTTCATGTCGTAGATGAAGCCGAAGCGATGACCGACCAGGGCTGGAAGGACTGCAATCGCTCTCACCGCTTCACCGCCTGCCAGGGAGCGCTGGAAGCCGTAGCCTATGTGGATGATGCCCCTTTTCTCGGCGAATTCCCTCGCGAAGATTCCTATCTCGTCAATACCCATCCCCGTTTCTCTGCTTATATAATCAAGCGATAATGTTTTTACATAGTTCTTGAATTCTTCAAAACCGTAGATGTTCTCGCGGACGAAGTCTTTGTCGTAGAGTCCCTCTTCGATTATGACCTTAGCAACGCCTAAGGCAAAGAGGACGTCGCTGTCGGGCATTATCTGAAAGAACCTGTCGGAGCGCTTTGCCGTTTCCGTTCTGACGACGTCAACCGTCCATATTTCGAGGTCGTGTCTCTTGGCCAGGGCAAAGCCGTGAAGGTTCGTCCAGAATGTATTGATGCCCCAGTAAACGATAAGCCCCTGGTTTTTAAGCTTCTCCGGATCCATACCAATTGCGGTTCCGTAGACATCCTTCAGAGCCTCCTGCCCGGCCCTGTCGCAGATGCCGTAGTCGAGCATGGCAGTGTTGAGGTAGTGGAAAAGCCTCAGCGGGAAGGCGTAGTTTACAACCCCTCTGTCCCCGGCATATTGATAAACTAGGACGCTCTCGCTCCCGTGCTCTTCAATGGCCTCTCTCAGCTTTCTGGCAACAAGGCCGATTGCCTTATCCCAGGTGGCTCCCCTGAACTCGCCGCTTCCACGTTTGCCGGTTCTTATGAGCGGAGGTTTCAGACGATCTTTTGCGTGGAACCACCTCGGCAGAAGGGCACCCTTGGGGCAGAGGAAACCTTCCGTTATCGGGTGTTCGGGGTTCCCCCTAACCGAGAGCCGGCCGTCCTTGACTTCGCTCACCATCGAGCATGTGTCGTAGCAGTCGCGCATGCAGACGCTGAAGATGATATCACCCCCATAGGCCCAAACTTGGGAGGAGGATTATCAGCATGCTGAGGAGTCCACCGAGAACCAAAGCCGGGATCGTGCGCTTCAGGCCTATTCCCAGAAGGTATGCCGCCAAAGCCCCGGTCCAGACTCCAGTCCCTGGGAGCGGTATTGCCACAAAAACCGTCAGCCCGATGAAGCCCCACTTCTCAACGTAGGGGTGGGCCTTCTTTCTGACCCGCTCGACGTAGTAGAGGTAGAGGTGGGCTATCTTCCTGAGGGAAGTCCCCTCAAGCCAGAGCATCAGCCTGTCTATGTAGGGGAGCAGAACGGGGAGGAGGAACGAGAGGAGCAGAACTCCGAGGGACGCGCCCAGGAGGGTTCCCCAGAGGGGGTAACCGCGACCTATGCCGTAGACTATGGCGTATCTGCCTTCAAAGGTCGGGACGAGGGAAAGCAAGAAGATTTCGAGGGGATTATTCAACGTCGAACACCCCCAAGCCAAGCCTTGAGACTATCCTCCTGTAGAGGGAAAGCCACGAGTCCTGAGTTGCATCGACGATGCTGTAGATCCAGGGCGCAAGGAGCAGACTGAAGAGGACGTCGCCGAACCAGTGAACGTGAAGGAGCAACCTCGTCATTGCAACACCGATGGCAAAGGTAACGGCTAGGGGCACGAGCCTCCTCCAGCGGTTTGAGGTGTAGACCGCAATAATCGCCCCGCGATACGCATGACCTGAGGGAAACGAGAAGCCTCCGTGGTTGCGGGGTCTCGGCTCGTTAATTGCGACCTTGAGGATTCCAACTATCACAAGGCCGATGAAAACTGAGGCGAGGAAAATCAGTGTTTCCCGAGACAGCTTTCCGAAATTCCTGATGTCGAGGTAGATAACCGCAACCGCAAAGGGGATTAGGAAGAAATCGCTTCCAAATGCCGTCAGAACGCTCAACAGACTGGAGCTCGGAGAGGGGAGTAATGAGTCGATTCTCGCGTTAATACCCCTCATCAGACATGCAAATTGGAGGAACAATATCAGTATTAGCAACGCCGTGTTTAGCAGGAATTTTCGGTCTCTCAGGAGTTCGCGGGACATGGGTTAGGTAAAGGGGGAGATGTTCAAAAGCTTTTCTAAATCATTCCCCTGTTGTGGAGGGCGTGGTAACCCTTAAGCAGCGCGTTCTGGACTTTCTTGGGTCCGAAGGTCCTGACGGCCCTTCCAAGGCCCTCGTTGTAGATGCGGCGCATTATAAAGTCCATTTCGCGGTTGAGGTTAAGTTTCTCCTGGTTCTCGAGGTAAAGCCTCGCTATCTCCGTCGGCTCACGGTAGTTCAGGCCCTTCAACCACTTAAAGGGGATTCCCTCGTCAAAGCGCTTGACGACCTCGAAGCCTATTATCGTGACCTCATCGTCGCCGTAAAGCTCGCCGTATATCCTGTTAAGCTCCCTGAGGAGTTCCTTCACGTCGGAAAAGCCGTCTAGCCTGGCGTCTTCGTTGGTGAGTTCCCTGACCTTCTTCTTCCTAACCCCCGTTATTCTTATCTTCGCCACTGCGGTATCGCTCGGGGTGATGACCAGATAGATTTCACTTCCTGGCCTCGCCTCGTAGTCCCCGTAGCGTATCGTGGTGACCTTGTCCCCACGCAGGATTCTCGATTTGTATGCGCTGTCAATCAGCAGGAACTTCCTTATCTGAACGCTCTTCCCTCTCCTCAATGTTCAGCCCCCTCACTATCTCCGGAAGCTCTTCCAGAGAGCGCACCGTGAAATCAGCGTACTCAAGGTAGTCCAGCTCCCTGTTGGCATGCCTGCCGTACTTGAACCAAACGGTCTGCATACCAACCTGCTTAGCCCCGTACACGTCCGAGTAAAGTCTGTCCCCAACCATCAATGCTTCGTCAGCCATCAGGTCAAAGTGCTTTAGGGCCTTCTCAAAGATCTTCCTGTGGGGTTTTTTAACGCCCACAAAGTCCGAGATGAACACCACGTCAAAATAGTCATCTATCTCCGCCCGTAGAATTTTTTCCCACTGCTTTATGGGATCCCCGTCGGTTATTATCCCAAGCTGGAGGCCCATCTCCTTGAGTCTGAGAAGCGTTTTCTTGACCCCCTTAACCGTCCGCAGGTAAGCAAACTTCGTGTTGTGATAACCTATGACACCGGCGGCGATCCATTTCGGGTTGTACTGAAGGTCCAAGCGCCGGAGGAGGTAATCAAAGTGTCTGGAGAAGTTGCTTCCGTATTCGTTTATCAACTCCATGAGCTCATGATATGCTACCCCAAAGTCCATCGGCATTCCGTGCCGTATCATGTTCTCAACGGCGTTCTTTCTCGCCATATCAGCCAATTTAGACGTGTCGATCAGCGTATCGTCCAGGTCAAAGAACACAACTTTGATCATCCAGCATTCACCTAAGCCTTTTTCTCCACGCATTATTTAACCTTTCTTGATATCGAGGAACGGTCCCCCCCTGCCTTTTATCCCCCTCCTGGCGCGCTGATAGGCCCTGAAGTACTCGTCCTCCTCGATCCACTCCTGTATGAGATCATCCAGTGTCCTCCCCAGAGAAATCGGGGTCGTGGAGACGAAGATTACCCTCCCCAGCCTGAGGCTCCTCACCGCCGAGATAACGCGTTTGATAAGCTCGTTGTCCCCGTGGGTTATTAAGAACCTCCTTTCGTGCCAGTTACCCCTTCCATCGGGCCTTCTCTCCACTATCTCCCCCAGCCTCCAGGTGAGGCACTCCTTGGGCACCTCGTGGACACTTACACCCTTCAGGGCACCCTTGATCCGTTGGACCTCTTCCTCTGAGAAACCTATAAGGAAAACACCCTCATCCATCCACAACACCCCGAATCCTTTTTAACAGTCTGTCCATGACGTCCCCTGCCTTCCCCCGGAGGAACACGTCCGCTATAGGGGTTATCCCGCTTTCTGAGGTATTGACCTCAATTACAGTGCCTCCGTTCTCCTTGACCATGTACGGGATGTAGGCCGCAGGGTACACCACGCCACTCGTTCCGATCACCAAAACCAGGTCTGCCCTCCTTGCGAGTGAAAAAGCCTCCTCCAGGGGGGCATTTGGGAGGGACTCCCCGAACCACACCACGTCAGGTCTCATTAATGAACCGCACTTCGGGCACTTTGGAAGGCTTCTCCGGGCCAGGAAGTTACCGAGCCCCCCGCTTTCCGTGAGGTCTTCGCGGTGGTCGCAGGAGGGGCACCTGACGCGGAAGATGTTGCCGTGGAGTTCTATGAGTTTTCTGCTTCCCGCCTCGCGGTGGAGGTTGTCGACGTTCTGAGTTATCAGGGCCTTCAGCAGGCCCATTCGCTCCAGCTCCACAAGGGCATAGTGGGCTCTGTTAGGTTTTACTCCCTCTATCAGCCTCATCCTCCATCTGTAGAATTCCCAGACAAGGTTTGGATCACGTTCAAAGGCTTCAGGTGTGGCAAGTTCCTCCGCCCGATAATGCTTCCAGAGACCACCGGGACCCCTAAAAGTCGGTACACCACTCTCGGCACTTATTCCCGCACCGGTAAAGGCTATGGTGAACTTCGAACGGACCAGCAACCGGGCCGCTTCTCCCAGCATGGTACCACATACTCGGCGTTCCTTAAAAATACTGCCCATCGTTTTGGGGGACACCTCCGTCCACCGAATAATCTTTGAGTTCAATGTCATCCCCCCGTGCAAGGGTTTAAATTGATTAAATGTATTCATCGGTACGGAGGTGAGAGAATGCCCGTGAGTGATGGGGTTTCAAAGAAAAAGGTCACCACGTCACATGGAAGATATTACTACGAGAGGCTGGCATCCGAGAGGAGGAAAAAGATAAACCTAATACAGCTGGTGCGTAGAAGAAAGGTCACTAGGGGGTTGAGAACCACCCCCATCCGAGTCGAGAAAAGGCATATAACCAAGGGAGAGGCCCTGGCGATACTCGTGGGGACCCAGATAGGGGCGGGGGTCCTCGGACTGCCGTATGCGGCCAGCAAGGTTGGTCTGCTGCCGGCGGTTGGAATACTGTTCGGGGTAATGCTCCTGATGTTATGGACCGCCTTTATCGTCCTGAGATTCAGCGCCGACATGAGGGGGGCCCAGATGAGCACCATCGCCCAGAGAGTTCTCGGAAGAACGGGTGGCTGGTTGATGTACATCAGCATCTTCATCATGAGCTTCGGCGCAATCCTGGCCTACATAGCAGGAATGGGGAGCGTATTCGCGAGCCTCTTCGGGGTCAGTGAAAACATGGGAGCGTTCATCTTCTGGGTCCTGGCATCGCTCGTAGTTTACAAGGGATTGGAGGCCAGTGGAAAGACCGAGCTAATAATGAGCTTCGTGATGCTCTTCCTGTTCATCGGAGTCACGGCGATGCTGGCCCCCCGTGCCAGTCCGGGGAAGGCCCTGTACACGAACCCATCGGGAATCCTCGCAATAACGGGAGTCGCCATCTTCGCCCTCGGCTGTCACACCGTGATACCCGACGTGTACAAGGGGCTTGGCAGCTACGAGGAGACAAAGAAGGTCGTCGTTTGGGCCTTCATCATACCAACGGTCATCTACGCCGTCTTTATGATGGCGTTCCTCATGGTCTTCGGGAGGAACACCCCCCAGATAGCCACACAGGGCCTCCAGAGCCTCTACGGCCACGTTGGAAGGCTGGTGGGCAACCTGATACCCCTCCTGGCGATAACAACGAGCTACATCGGTATAGCCCTCGCCCAGCAGAGCAACAGCGAGGAGTTCGTGAAGCTTAAGAGGCCGGTTGCCTGGGCCCTTACCGTGGCCCCTCCCGCCCTCGTTTACTTCGCCGGTGTCAAGAACTTCGCGGACGTTCTGGCCTTCGCCGGGGACACGGGGGACATGATGGCCTTCATAATCCTGCCGGTTCTAATATACGTCGTTCACCGGATGAGGGGGAGGAGCTGATCCTCCCCAATTTTAGATTTCTACCTCCACTGGAGTACATCGATGACCAATTAGAGTCACATGCACCGATGGATTCTCTCGCGGTAAGATTTATATCCACAACACTCAAATCACCACCGAGGTGTTTCCCATGAGTGAAGGGTACAAAGAGTATAGGGACAAGGTTCTGAACTTTATTGAGGAGCACGAGAACTGGAGGAGCCACACAATAAACCTCATAGCCAGCGAAAACATAACCTCACCAAGCGTCACCCGCGCCGTCGCGAGCGGGTTCATGCACAAGTATGCTGAGGGATGGCCGAGGGCCAGGTACTACCAGGGGTGCAAGTACATCGATGAGGTTGAGCTCATCGGCGTTGATCTCTTTTGCAGGCTCTTCAAGAGTGACTTTGCGGACCTAAGGCCCATATCCGGAACTAACGCCAACCAGGCGGTGTTCTTTGGCCTAACCCAGCCTGGTGACCACATAATAAGCCTCCACACAAGCCACGGTGGCCACATAAGCCATGCAGGTTTCGGAAGCGCCGGAATGCGTGGCCTCAACGTTCACACTTGGCCCTTCGACAACGAGGAGTTTAACATAGACGTCGACAAGGCGGAGAAGCTCATAAGGGATGTAGAACCCAAGCTGGTCGTCTTCGGCGGCTCGCTCTACCCATTCCCGCACCCGGTCAAGGAGCTGGCACCTGTGGCCAAGGAAGTCGGCGCCCATGTGATGTACGACGGTGCCCACGTCCTCGGCCTCATAGCCGGCAGCCAGTTCCAGGACCCGCTTAGGGAGGGGGCAGAGATAATAACCGCCTCCACCCACAAGACCTTCCCCGGACCGCAGGGCGGCATTATAATCTATAAGAACATTGGGGACGACACGGCAAAGCTTCAGTGGGCTATCTTCCCCGGTGTTTTGAGCAACCACCACCTCCACCACATGGCAGGTAAGGTCATCACCGCCGCGGAGATGCTCGAGTACGGCCAGAAGTACGCGGCCCAGGTCGTCAAGAACGCGAAAGCCCTCGCGGAGGCTATGGCCGAGGAGGGCTTCAAGGTCATCGGTGAGGACAAGGGCTACACCGAGAGTCACCAGGTCATCGTCGATGTCAGCGACCTCCACGAAGCGGCCGGTGGATGGGCGGCACCTCTCCTCGAGGAGGCCGGCATAATCCTCAACAAGAACCTCCTGCCCTGGGACCCGCTTGAAAAGGTCGAGAAGCCGAGCGGCCTGCGCATAGGCGTCCAGGAGATGACCCGCGTTGGAATGATGGAGGACGACATGAAAGAAATAGCGAGCTTCATCAAACGCGTCCTCATCAACAGGGAAGAGCCTCTCAGCGTCAAGAAGGACGTCTACTATTTCAGGCAGGGATTCCAGAAGGCTTACTACTCTTTCGACTACGGACTCCCGCTCAGGGAGTGACCTTCTCTTTTCCACTTTGTCCCTGCGTTCTCCGAGTCTTGAAACCATCGCAACGTTTAATACCCGCAAGTGCAAAGATTGATACGATGAAGATGAAGCGCGTGATCCTCGTGATGTTGCTCCTATTCGGATTTACCTTCGCTTACCAAGTACTCCCAATTCACAGCAGCCTTCAAGG from Thermococcus sp. includes:
- a CDS encoding DUF835 domain-containing protein; the protein is MLEILNVIMRFFTWGLATYRWGKRNERFMLFMSLGLWMDFLAALAQKQVISKLGWSPNPTALLPLMSIMAVFNGVLLMAASFSIRGQLDTRENQFLILTCVIAGPTYVLLATLLGASSVVFMALPVPFMGLSLMVLSYSLIKEEVGLRTAATLFPIGAFLLGVINLTYPLTIRTPLATYLYGLGAFFRAMMFIGMIKYAFLQVKPPEMPITELPTGAFYSTGKRTFNVLLRKMQSSGNGILITRNRLRDIKPRFPVFWVTRATSGQMDENIMAVSPTDMGILLDLVRRYLETGHSLVVLDCFEYLMIENGFENAFKFLISMKDTVMKYNGTLVTTVEPPAYSKKHMAMLQRELEKLEL
- a CDS encoding molybdopterin-dependent oxidoreductase, translating into MRDCYDTCSMVSEVKDGRLSVRGNPEHPITEGFLCPKGALLPRWFHAKDRLKPPLIRTGKRGSGEFRGATWDKAIGLVARKLREAIEEHGSESVLVYQYAGDRGVVNYAFPLRLFHYLNTAMLDYGICDRAGQEALKDVYGTAIGMDPEKLKNQGLIVYWGINTFWTNLHGFALAKRHDLEIWTVDVVRTETAKRSDRFFQIMPDSDVLFALGVAKVIIEEGLYDKDFVRENIYGFEEFKNYVKTLSLDYISRETGMGIDEIGIFAREFAEKRGIIHIGYGFQRSLAGGEAVRAIAVLPALVGHRFGFIYDMKTIDKSYAEGAFLRTKPAKKIPQMKLAEYIERGEIKFLYIYNSNPLASLPNQNRLRKALVENDVFVVTHDIFLTDTALYSDVVLPANTFFERLDIADSYYHRYVALNEPVARLYGKSNSEVTRLLAKALGIKEPHLYESDEEVIRRVLERNGISWEELKTKGFVKVPEKPRKWKTPSGKIEFYSRRAMERGLSPFPRYRKPEGKYPLRLLTPTHRMTITSQYHNTHGMIDSNLYINPADATERNIEDGDAVEVFNDHGRIRTRAKLSEDVPQGVVLLYKAFWVKILGWNANFLTADETVEKYGNSSAYHSTWVDVGGLDG
- a CDS encoding COG2426 family protein; translated protein: MNNPLEIFLLSLVPTFEGRYAIVYGIGRGYPLWGTLLGASLGVLLLSFLLPVLLPYIDRLMLWLEGTSLRKIAHLYLYYVERVRKKAHPYVEKWGFIGLTVFVAIPLPGTGVWTGALAAYLLGIGLKRTIPALVLGGLLSMLIILLPSLGLWG
- a CDS encoding phosphatase PAP2 family protein, yielding MSRELLRDRKFLLNTALLILILFLQFACLMRGINARIDSLLPSPSSSLLSVLTAFGSDFFLIPFAVAVIYLDIRNFGKLSRETLIFLASVFIGLVIVGILKVAINEPRPRNHGGFSFPSGHAYRGAIIAVYTSNRWRRLVPLAVTFAIGVAMTRLLLHVHWFGDVLFSLLLAPWIYSIVDATQDSWLSLYRRIVSRLGLGVFDVE
- a CDS encoding ASCH domain-containing protein, yielding MRRGKSVQIRKFLLIDSAYKSRILRGDKVTTIRYGDYEARPGSEIYLVITPSDTAVAKIRITGVRKKKVRELTNEDARLDGFSDVKELLRELNRIYGELYGDDEVTIIGFEVVKRFDEGIPFKWLKGLNYREPTEIARLYLENQEKLNLNREMDFIMRRIYNEGLGRAVRTFGPKKVQNALLKGYHALHNRGMI
- a CDS encoding TIGR02253 family HAD-type hydrolase gives rise to the protein MIKVVFFDLDDTLIDTSKLADMARKNAVENMIRHGMPMDFGVAYHELMELINEYGSNFSRHFDYLLRRLDLQYNPKWIAAGVIGYHNTKFAYLRTVKGVKKTLLRLKEMGLQLGIITDGDPIKQWEKILRAEIDDYFDVVFISDFVGVKKPHRKIFEKALKHFDLMADEALMVGDRLYSDVYGAKQVGMQTVWFKYGRHANRELDYLEYADFTVRSLEELPEIVRGLNIEEREERSDKEVPAD
- a CDS encoding DUF3783 domain-containing protein, which codes for MDEGVFLIGFSEEEVQRIKGALKGVSVHEVPKECLTWRLGEIVERRPDGRGNWHERRFLITHGDNELIKRVISAVRSLRLGRVIFVSTTPISLGRTLDDLIQEWIEEDEYFRAYQRARRGIKGRGGPFLDIKKG
- the cobB gene encoding NAD-dependent protein deacetylase, with protein sequence MLGEAARLLVRSKFTIAFTGAGISAESGVPTFRGPGGLWKHYRAEELATPEAFERDPNLVWEFYRWRMRLIEGVKPNRAHYALVELERMGLLKALITQNVDNLHREAGSRKLIELHGNIFRVRCPSCDHREDLTESGGLGNFLARRSLPKCPKCGSLMRPDVVWFGESLPNAPLEEAFSLARRADLVLVIGTSGVVYPAAYIPYMVKENGGTVIEVNTSESGITPIADVFLRGKAGDVMDRLLKRIRGVVDG
- a CDS encoding aromatic amino acid transport family protein; the encoded protein is MPVSDGVSKKKVTTSHGRYYYERLASERRKKINLIQLVRRRKVTRGLRTTPIRVEKRHITKGEALAILVGTQIGAGVLGLPYAASKVGLLPAVGILFGVMLLMLWTAFIVLRFSADMRGAQMSTIAQRVLGRTGGWLMYISIFIMSFGAILAYIAGMGSVFASLFGVSENMGAFIFWVLASLVVYKGLEASGKTELIMSFVMLFLFIGVTAMLAPRASPGKALYTNPSGILAITGVAIFALGCHTVIPDVYKGLGSYEETKKVVVWAFIIPTVIYAVFMMAFLMVFGRNTPQIATQGLQSLYGHVGRLVGNLIPLLAITTSYIGIALAQQSNSEEFVKLKRPVAWALTVAPPALVYFAGVKNFADVLAFAGDTGDMMAFIILPVLIYVVHRMRGRS
- the glyA gene encoding serine hydroxymethyltransferase, with translation MSEGYKEYRDKVLNFIEEHENWRSHTINLIASENITSPSVTRAVASGFMHKYAEGWPRARYYQGCKYIDEVELIGVDLFCRLFKSDFADLRPISGTNANQAVFFGLTQPGDHIISLHTSHGGHISHAGFGSAGMRGLNVHTWPFDNEEFNIDVDKAEKLIRDVEPKLVVFGGSLYPFPHPVKELAPVAKEVGAHVMYDGAHVLGLIAGSQFQDPLREGAEIITASTHKTFPGPQGGIIIYKNIGDDTAKLQWAIFPGVLSNHHLHHMAGKVITAAEMLEYGQKYAAQVVKNAKALAEAMAEEGFKVIGEDKGYTESHQVIVDVSDLHEAAGGWAAPLLEEAGIILNKNLLPWDPLEKVEKPSGLRIGVQEMTRVGMMEDDMKEIASFIKRVLINREEPLSVKKDVYYFRQGFQKAYYSFDYGLPLRE